Proteins from a single region of Streptomyces spinoverrucosus:
- a CDS encoding class I SAM-dependent methyltransferase — MSESTRLYWDTRHREHDDLASGGHIGLGRASNEIFYALRLGTLLPLIGDLADESAPLFVLDAGCGKGHFARALARCGHRVDAFDASEEAVAHARAQGGGPRYTVAALDEWRSPWPYDVVLCVDVLFHVLDDEEWAAGLRNIASLVRITGRLILTDEDIGTRRPRGDYIVHRPTADYTALLEPLGLRHTLFTPYGFRENEVGFHVFTRTR; from the coding sequence ATGTCTGAGTCCACCCGCCTCTACTGGGACACCCGCCACCGCGAGCACGACGACCTCGCCTCCGGCGGCCACATCGGCCTGGGCCGCGCGAGCAACGAGATCTTCTACGCGCTGCGGCTGGGCACCCTGCTCCCCCTGATCGGCGACCTGGCCGACGAGTCGGCCCCGCTGTTCGTGCTCGACGCGGGCTGCGGCAAGGGCCACTTCGCCCGCGCCCTGGCCCGCTGCGGCCACCGCGTCGACGCCTTCGACGCGAGCGAGGAGGCCGTCGCGCACGCCCGCGCCCAGGGCGGCGGCCCCCGCTACACCGTCGCCGCCCTCGACGAGTGGCGCAGCCCCTGGCCGTACGACGTCGTGCTCTGCGTCGACGTCCTCTTCCACGTCCTCGACGACGAGGAATGGGCGGCTGGCCTGCGCAATATCGCCTCGCTGGTGAGGATCACCGGACGGCTGATCCTCACCGACGAGGACATCGGCACCCGCCGGCCGCGCGGCGACTACATCGTGCACCGCCCGACCGCCGACTACACCGCGCTGCTCGAACCCCTCGGCCTGCGCCACACCCTGTTCACCCCCTACGGCTTCCGCGAGAACGAGGTCGGCTTCCACGTCTTCACGAGGACCCGCTGA
- a CDS encoding glycosyltransferase: MSRTLNALVYGDVDLNLIDGSAVWAQSTVQALSRAGCRTRLVLKAPVLTGRLIDPLAGLPGVTVVRPHEERLLPGLSDRPLSPVQASHALARLDEDEPCDLLVLRGRRLVGRVVADGHFEGRIWAYLTDIPQSAAEMTEGARAELTRIARTSQRLLCQTEELRCLLETWVPEACGKCVLSPPAVPEPGFPVPEHDRPHDPFRLVYTGKFAPLWNTLPMTRLPALLAERGVRAELHTVGDKIHDDPARPEFQAAMARALAVTPGVEHHGGQPREEAMRIAADCDLGLGWREPALDASLELSTKVLEFGALGLPVVLNRTPAHEVLLGADYPLYVPGRAALDDAAEAVARAVREPRARRLAADRCREAAARYTLRAAAERWRSQLDQAFPEAPATVAARPLPLRVGVAGHDLKFLSRLLDHFRTLPGLDVRVDAWPALARHDPAASRELADWADVVVVEWCGPAAVWYSRHKRQGSRLIVRLHRFELDADWPGQVDIDAVDQVICVSSYYARRTLACTGWPESKVTVVPNWVDTDQLDRPKAPGARFRLGMIGIAPSRKRLDLGLDVLQALRARDRRWHLSVKSKPPWEYWWIWNKPEERAHYDAVLRRMQTSPLLEGAVVFDEFGADVASWLRRVGHVLSTSDDESFHLAPAEGMASAAVPALLPWPGADEIYDRRWIHQDPQTMANALADLDEEAWRAAGQVARTQVREQFSLHRVAREWTELLVSG, translated from the coding sequence ATGAGCCGGACACTGAACGCGCTCGTCTACGGCGACGTTGACCTCAACCTCATCGACGGCTCCGCCGTCTGGGCCCAGTCGACGGTGCAGGCACTGTCACGGGCCGGCTGCCGGACCCGGCTCGTCCTGAAGGCCCCCGTGCTCACCGGGCGGCTGATCGACCCGCTGGCCGGGCTGCCCGGGGTCACGGTGGTCCGCCCCCACGAGGAGCGGCTGCTGCCCGGACTGTCCGACCGGCCGCTGTCGCCCGTGCAGGCCTCCCACGCGCTCGCCCGGCTCGACGAGGACGAGCCCTGCGACCTGCTGGTGCTGCGCGGACGGCGACTGGTCGGCCGCGTGGTCGCCGACGGCCACTTCGAGGGGCGGATCTGGGCCTACCTCACCGACATCCCGCAGTCGGCCGCCGAGATGACCGAGGGGGCCCGCGCGGAACTCACCCGCATCGCCCGCACCTCCCAGCGCCTGCTGTGCCAGACCGAGGAGTTGCGCTGCCTGCTGGAGACGTGGGTGCCCGAGGCCTGCGGCAAGTGCGTGCTCAGCCCGCCCGCCGTGCCCGAGCCGGGCTTCCCGGTGCCGGAGCACGACCGCCCGCACGACCCGTTCCGGCTCGTCTACACCGGCAAGTTCGCCCCCCTGTGGAACACCCTGCCCATGACCCGCCTGCCGGCCCTGCTCGCCGAACGGGGCGTCCGGGCGGAGCTGCACACCGTCGGCGACAAGATCCACGACGACCCCGCCCGCCCGGAGTTCCAGGCCGCCATGGCCCGCGCGCTGGCCGTCACCCCGGGCGTCGAGCATCACGGCGGGCAGCCCCGAGAGGAGGCCATGCGCATCGCCGCCGACTGCGACCTCGGCCTCGGCTGGCGCGAGCCCGCCCTCGACGCCAGCCTCGAACTGTCCACCAAGGTCCTGGAGTTCGGCGCCCTCGGACTGCCCGTCGTGCTCAACCGCACCCCCGCCCACGAGGTGCTGCTCGGCGCCGACTATCCGCTCTACGTGCCCGGACGCGCCGCACTCGACGACGCCGCCGAGGCGGTCGCCCGTGCCGTGCGCGAGCCCCGGGCCCGGCGGCTCGCCGCCGACCGCTGCCGGGAGGCCGCCGCCCGGTACACCCTCCGGGCGGCCGCCGAACGCTGGCGCTCCCAGCTCGACCAGGCCTTCCCCGAGGCGCCGGCCACCGTGGCCGCCCGGCCGCTGCCGCTGCGGGTCGGTGTCGCGGGCCACGACCTGAAGTTCCTCTCCCGGCTCCTGGACCACTTCCGTACGCTGCCCGGTCTCGACGTACGCGTCGACGCCTGGCCCGCGCTCGCCCGCCACGATCCGGCCGCGAGCCGGGAACTCGCCGACTGGGCCGATGTCGTGGTCGTCGAATGGTGCGGTCCGGCCGCCGTCTGGTACAGCCGCCACAAACGGCAGGGCAGCCGGCTGATCGTCCGGCTGCACCGCTTCGAGCTGGACGCCGACTGGCCGGGGCAGGTCGACATCGACGCCGTCGACCAGGTGATCTGCGTCAGCTCGTACTACGCCCGCCGCACCCTGGCGTGCACCGGCTGGCCGGAGTCCAAGGTCACGGTCGTCCCGAACTGGGTGGACACCGACCAGCTCGACCGCCCCAAGGCGCCCGGCGCCCGCTTCCGCCTCGGCATGATCGGCATCGCGCCCAGCCGCAAACGTCTCGACCTGGGCCTCGACGTCCTTCAGGCCCTGCGCGCCCGGGACCGCCGCTGGCACCTCTCGGTCAAGTCCAAGCCGCCCTGGGAGTACTGGTGGATCTGGAACAAGCCCGAGGAGCGCGCGCACTACGACGCCGTACTGCGGCGGATGCAGACCTCGCCGCTGCTCGAAGGTGCCGTCGTCTTCGACGAGTTCGGCGCGGACGTGGCGAGCTGGCTCCGGCGCGTCGGACACGTCCTGTCCACCAGCGACGACGAGAGCTTCCACCTCGCCCCGGCGGAGGGCATGGCCTCCGCCGCGGTCCCCGCGCTGCTGCCGTGGCCCGGGGCGGACGAGATCTACGACCGACGGTGGATCCACCAGGACCCTCAGACGATGGCGAACGCACTCGCCGACCTGGACGAGGAGGCCTGGCGGGCCGCCGGGCAGGTGGCCCGCACCCAGGTGCGGGAACAGTTCTCACTGCACCGGGTGGCCCGGGAGTGGACGGAGCTGCTGGTGTCCGGCTGA
- a CDS encoding class I SAM-dependent methyltransferase: MATLWDLMRDCIPDDHARQVTSRYYLDEVMTSPGAPDRVVDLGCGRGASVALFRRHDPKVRWVGVDIRDSPEARQYRPDGAPLVHFDGVRLPFRSDTVPLIYSHQVFEHVSHPRELLAEIGRVLRPGGLFIGSTSQFEPYHSFSLWNYTPYGFRVLVEEAGLALREIRPSLDGVTLIMRTYDNGRKAEYGRYWDEESPLNAEIDGWAKDTKRRTALVNLRKLTFCGQFAFRVAKPERPVPSAGHQQLRPLPGHPVQ, encoded by the coding sequence ATGGCGACCCTGTGGGACCTCATGCGCGACTGCATCCCCGACGACCACGCCCGCCAGGTCACGTCCCGCTACTACCTCGACGAGGTCATGACCTCGCCGGGCGCGCCGGACCGGGTGGTCGACCTGGGGTGCGGGCGAGGCGCGTCCGTGGCGCTCTTCCGCAGGCACGATCCGAAGGTGCGGTGGGTCGGAGTCGACATCCGGGACTCTCCGGAGGCCCGGCAGTACCGGCCCGACGGCGCTCCGCTGGTCCACTTCGACGGTGTCCGTCTTCCGTTCCGCTCGGACACCGTGCCGCTGATCTACTCGCACCAGGTCTTCGAGCACGTCTCGCACCCGCGTGAGCTGCTGGCGGAGATCGGCCGGGTGCTGCGGCCGGGCGGGCTGTTCATCGGCAGCACGTCCCAGTTCGAGCCGTACCACTCCTTCAGCCTGTGGAACTACACGCCGTACGGATTCCGGGTGCTGGTCGAGGAGGCCGGGCTGGCCCTGCGGGAGATCCGGCCGTCCCTGGACGGGGTGACGCTGATCATGCGGACCTACGACAACGGGCGGAAGGCGGAGTACGGGCGGTACTGGGACGAGGAGTCCCCGCTCAACGCCGAGATCGACGGCTGGGCGAAGGACACCAAGCGGCGGACTGCACTGGTGAACCTGCGCAAGCTGACGTTCTGCGGCCAGTTCGCGTTCCGGGTCGCCAAACCCGAGCGCCCGGTTCCGTCAGCCGGACACCAGCAGCTCCGTCCACTCCCGGGCCACCCGGTGCAGTGA
- a CDS encoding MarR family winged helix-turn-helix transcriptional regulator yields the protein MATPHTTRPDALTMEVVDLIGSVVARYHEEYEGAAADHALTGAQAKLLSLLSLEPLPMRKLAHKLKCEPSNVTGIVDRLEARGLVERRPDATDRRVKLAAATDEGRRVARSLRESLRFAREPLAGLSEQERLTLRDLLQRMVGAEG from the coding sequence ATGGCCACACCTCACACCACCCGCCCCGACGCGCTGACCATGGAAGTCGTCGACCTGATCGGCTCGGTCGTGGCCCGCTACCACGAGGAGTACGAGGGGGCGGCCGCCGACCACGCGCTGACCGGCGCCCAGGCGAAGCTGCTCAGCCTGCTCTCGCTGGAGCCCCTCCCCATGCGCAAGCTGGCCCACAAGCTCAAGTGCGAGCCCTCGAACGTCACGGGCATCGTCGACCGCCTGGAGGCCCGGGGCCTGGTCGAGCGCCGCCCGGACGCGACCGACCGCCGGGTGAAGCTGGCGGCGGCGACGGACGAGGGCCGCCGGGTGGCCCGCAGCCTGCGCGAGTCCCTGCGCTTCGCCCGGGAGCCGCTGGCGGGGCTGAGCGAACAGGAGCGGCTGACACTGCGGGATCTGTTGCAGCGGATGGTGGGGGCGGAGGGCTAG
- a CDS encoding NADP-dependent oxidoreductase — protein sequence MTDIPTLPDANREWHLLSRPVGWPKPEDFALVEAPMPTPGEGQVLVKNLYVSVDPYMRGRMSAAKSYAAPYELGKVMHGGAVGEVVASNAEAVAVGDHVLHSLGWREYAAVDATKAVKVDPQAAPLSTYLGVLGMTGLTAYAGLLRTAAFKEGDVVFVSGAAGAVGSQVGQIAKLKGASRVIGSAGSDEKVKLLVEEYGFDAAFNYKAGPVSEQLRDAAPDGIDVYFDNVGGEHLQAAIGSLNQGGRIAVCGMISVYNNTEPAPGPNNLARLIQTRGRIEGFLVADHYDLQPQFVQEVGPWVASGALKYRETVVEGIENNLEAFLGVLRGDNTGKMIVKL from the coding sequence ATGACCGACATTCCCACCCTTCCCGACGCCAACCGCGAATGGCACCTCCTCAGCCGCCCCGTCGGCTGGCCCAAGCCCGAGGACTTCGCCCTCGTCGAGGCCCCGATGCCCACGCCCGGTGAGGGACAGGTGCTGGTGAAGAACCTGTACGTCTCCGTCGACCCCTACATGCGCGGGCGCATGAGCGCCGCCAAGTCCTACGCCGCCCCCTACGAGCTGGGCAAGGTCATGCACGGCGGCGCGGTCGGCGAGGTCGTCGCCTCCAACGCCGAGGCCGTCGCCGTCGGGGACCACGTCCTGCACTCCCTCGGCTGGCGCGAGTACGCCGCCGTCGACGCGACGAAGGCCGTCAAGGTCGACCCGCAGGCCGCGCCCCTGTCGACGTACCTCGGCGTCCTCGGCATGACCGGGCTCACCGCGTACGCCGGTCTGCTGCGCACCGCCGCCTTCAAGGAGGGCGACGTGGTGTTCGTGTCCGGGGCCGCCGGTGCCGTCGGCAGCCAGGTGGGGCAGATCGCGAAGCTCAAGGGCGCCTCCCGGGTCATCGGCTCCGCCGGTTCCGACGAAAAGGTCAAGCTGCTCGTCGAGGAGTACGGCTTCGACGCCGCCTTCAACTACAAGGCCGGGCCGGTGAGCGAGCAGCTGCGGGACGCCGCGCCGGACGGGATCGACGTGTACTTCGACAATGTCGGCGGGGAGCACCTGCAGGCGGCCATCGGCTCCCTCAACCAGGGCGGCCGGATCGCCGTCTGCGGCATGATCTCCGTCTACAACAACACCGAGCCCGCCCCCGGCCCGAACAACCTCGCCCGCCTCATCCAGACCCGCGGCCGCATCGAGGGCTTCCTGGTCGCCGACCACTACGACCTCCAGCCGCAGTTCGTCCAGGAGGTCGGCCCCTGGGTCGCCTCGGGCGCCCTGAAGTACCGCGAGACCGTCGTCGAGGGCATCGAGAACAACCTGGAGGCCTTCCTCGGCGTCCTGCGCGGCGACAACACCGGGAAGATGATCGTCAAGCTCTGA
- a CDS encoding ferredoxin, which produces MRTVVDLTRCQGYAQCVFLAPEVFQLHGEEGLLYATAVPDNQVEHVRQAAAACPVRAILLGEEVSAGAR; this is translated from the coding sequence ATGCGGACCGTTGTGGATCTCACCCGCTGCCAGGGCTACGCCCAGTGCGTGTTCCTCGCTCCGGAGGTGTTCCAGCTGCACGGGGAGGAGGGCCTGTTGTACGCGACGGCCGTCCCCGACAACCAGGTCGAACACGTGCGCCAGGCCGCGGCGGCGTGCCCGGTGCGGGCCATCCTGCTCGGTGAGGAGGTGAGCGCCGGTGCCCGGTGA
- a CDS encoding organic hydroperoxide resistance protein, which yields MPSSPIRRSDVVYTAVATAENGRDGRVATDDGKLDVVVNPPKEMGGSGSGTNPEQLFAAGYSACFQGALGVAARRENADISGSTVTAKVGIGKNDDGFGIIVEISADIPNVDETTAKALIEQAHQICPYSKATRGNITVTLD from the coding sequence ATGCCCAGCAGCCCTATCCGACGTTCTGATGTCGTCTACACCGCCGTCGCCACCGCCGAGAACGGCCGTGACGGCCGGGTCGCCACCGACGACGGCAAGCTCGACGTCGTCGTGAACCCGCCGAAGGAGATGGGCGGCAGCGGCTCCGGCACCAACCCGGAGCAGCTGTTCGCCGCCGGTTACAGCGCCTGCTTCCAGGGCGCCCTCGGCGTCGCCGCCCGGCGGGAGAACGCCGACATCTCCGGCTCGACCGTCACCGCGAAGGTCGGCATCGGCAAGAACGACGACGGCTTCGGGATCATCGTCGAGATCTCGGCGGACATCCCCAACGTCGACGAGACCACCGCGAAGGCGCTCATCGAGCAGGCCCACCAGATCTGCCCGTACTCCAAGGCGACCCGCGGCAACATCACCGTGACGCTCGACTGA
- a CDS encoding serine hydrolase domain-containing protein has protein sequence MTQEIHGTVADGYEEVRAEFAAFVARERPDYEGQLCAYVHGRRVVDLWAGPDGASAESLYGVFSSTKGAAHLVVALLVQDGTLELDRKVTYYWPEFAAEGKGALTLRELLTHRAGLIGLDSGFTEEELADDRVISERLADQRPFWRPGTAFGYHALVIGALAGEVVRRATGRTLQDVYEERVRAPYGLDFFLGLPAAEEVRFRSVRPMLPTPEQQAVLDAQPTGPHTLTAIAFNTHAGGAGELVDHANSRLVRAKGPASAGGVAAARGLAGMYAAAISEVAGRPPLLKPDTVAEVGQIHSVGHDLVARAHKAYGLGFQATAETWYPFLGAGAFGHSGAGGSQAFADPRSGLAYGYTRRRCAFPGGAAPENERFVRAVHRAAV, from the coding sequence ATGACGCAGGAGATCCACGGCACCGTCGCCGACGGCTACGAGGAGGTGCGCGCGGAGTTCGCCGCTTTCGTCGCGCGGGAGCGGCCGGACTACGAGGGGCAGTTGTGCGCCTACGTGCACGGGCGGCGGGTCGTCGACCTGTGGGCGGGTCCGGACGGCGCCTCGGCCGAGTCGCTGTACGGCGTCTTCTCGTCCACGAAGGGCGCCGCCCACCTCGTCGTCGCGCTCCTCGTCCAGGACGGCACGCTGGAACTGGACCGCAAGGTGACGTACTACTGGCCGGAGTTCGCCGCCGAGGGCAAGGGCGCGCTGACCCTGCGCGAGCTGCTCACGCACCGGGCGGGGCTGATCGGGCTCGACTCCGGGTTCACCGAGGAGGAGCTGGCGGACGACCGGGTGATCTCCGAACGGCTCGCGGACCAGCGGCCGTTCTGGCGGCCCGGCACGGCGTTCGGCTATCACGCGCTGGTGATCGGCGCGCTCGCCGGTGAGGTGGTACGGCGGGCTACGGGCCGAACCCTCCAGGACGTGTACGAGGAGCGGGTGCGCGCCCCGTACGGGCTGGACTTCTTCCTCGGGCTGCCCGCCGCCGAGGAGGTCCGCTTCCGATCCGTGCGGCCGATGCTGCCGACGCCCGAGCAGCAGGCGGTCCTGGACGCCCAGCCGACCGGGCCGCACACGCTCACCGCGATCGCCTTCAACACGCACGCGGGTGGGGCGGGTGAGCTGGTGGACCACGCCAACTCCCGCCTCGTCCGCGCCAAGGGACCGGCGTCGGCCGGTGGCGTGGCCGCCGCGCGCGGCCTCGCGGGGATGTACGCGGCGGCGATCAGCGAGGTGGCCGGGCGGCCGCCGCTGCTGAAGCCGGACACGGTCGCCGAGGTCGGGCAGATCCACTCCGTCGGCCACGACCTGGTGGCCCGGGCCCACAAGGCGTACGGGCTCGGTTTCCAGGCGACGGCCGAGACCTGGTACCCGTTCCTGGGCGCGGGCGCCTTCGGGCACAGCGGCGCGGGCGGCTCGCAGGCCTTCGCCGATCCGCGCAGCGGGCTGGCGTACGGGTACACGCGGCGGCGCTGCGCGTTTCCGGGTGGGGCGGCGCCGGAGAACGAGCGGTTCGTGCGGGCGGTGCATCGGGCGGCCGTCTGA
- a CDS encoding M14 family zinc carboxypeptidase — translation MATLALTTAGSLLLAAPVPAGADTDPVTRAETEGPALDHRPAKSPASTARQAFTAPVPDLSDALRGYPREQQLPADPVNPADKSLKLGLTPYHGIASKLNALQRLGDRVSVEIAGRSAGGHRLYLVTVTAPETARQTREQTRMRELIENAPTTAAKDPRIRAAYKTPVFFNNNIHGNEWEGTDASLKLVERLATANDARTRDLLAHSRLYFNITANPDGRIAGTRANAGGFDLNRDFVTASQPETRAMRQIMVDKQPAVLLDLHGYVNGTLIEPTTPPHGENYEYDLFLKHTYANALGMEAAVNGLGHTPGRDGVEPAQIPFRDQEEGWDDWPPIFTPQYAAFHGTVAAHTVEIPLQVNNNAYDSLPQRELRRRAAINVAVAGAALDATLDYVRGHRRSLVADQIEVFRRGAAGAAQVPVSEQTVPGVPGIGPEDVYTTTFPRAYVIPAGAAQRSPTAAARLVDHLLAHDVRVSRAPHDFRLSGRWYAKGSYVVDMRQPKRGLANVLLADGRDISDKVSAMYDISGWSLGLLWGATVEPVRGLSHVLLRPVREAAHVGYVAPHGDLRLRLDDPSEVAALNSLLAQGVRVRPAADGSAIVPGAARRQAAAAARTYDVAFDATRLTGGSPLTRVRVAAAVTSGELFALREMGFEVTPVSTGTLNAGFDWSGVKVLFVSAGLAYDDLNPAARKALDRFLDRHGLVGRGAAGAALNADAGLLPVKPVEGNGDANGVVRVVNTGGRITTGAPEHSFVYAPVWFTDLGRGVRIEQSYAAGNPLVSGHWRALPDGTGGPAAAAGRASVVSGAHAVLFGTEPLFRDHPKGAFAQVGRALFTLATR, via the coding sequence ATGGCCACCCTCGCCCTCACCACGGCAGGCTCACTCCTGCTGGCCGCCCCCGTCCCGGCAGGCGCGGACACCGACCCCGTCACCCGGGCGGAGACGGAGGGCCCCGCCCTCGACCACCGCCCCGCCAAGTCCCCGGCGAGCACCGCCCGTCAGGCGTTCACCGCGCCCGTCCCCGATCTCTCGGACGCGTTACGTGGTTACCCGCGTGAGCAGCAGCTCCCCGCGGACCCCGTGAACCCGGCCGACAAGTCCCTCAAGCTGGGCCTCACCCCGTACCACGGCATCGCGTCGAAGCTGAACGCGCTGCAACGCCTCGGCGACCGGGTGAGCGTGGAGATCGCGGGCCGCTCGGCCGGTGGCCACCGGCTCTATCTCGTCACCGTCACCGCCCCGGAGACGGCCCGTCAGACGCGCGAACAGACCCGGATGCGCGAGCTCATCGAGAACGCGCCGACGACGGCCGCGAAGGACCCGCGCATCAGGGCCGCGTACAAGACGCCCGTCTTCTTCAACAACAACATCCACGGCAACGAGTGGGAGGGCACCGACGCCTCCCTCAAGCTCGTCGAACGGCTCGCGACCGCGAACGACGCGCGGACCAGGGACCTGCTCGCGCACAGCCGCCTGTACTTCAACATCACCGCCAACCCGGACGGCCGTATCGCCGGAACCCGCGCGAACGCGGGCGGATTCGACCTCAACCGGGACTTCGTCACCGCCTCCCAGCCCGAGACGCGGGCGATGCGGCAGATCATGGTCGACAAGCAGCCGGCCGTCCTGCTCGACCTGCACGGCTATGTCAACGGCACGCTCATCGAGCCCACCACGCCGCCGCACGGCGAGAACTACGAGTACGACCTCTTCCTGAAGCACACCTACGCCAACGCCCTCGGCATGGAGGCCGCCGTCAACGGCCTCGGCCACACACCCGGGAGGGACGGCGTCGAGCCCGCGCAGATCCCCTTCCGGGACCAGGAGGAGGGCTGGGACGACTGGCCGCCCATCTTCACCCCGCAGTACGCGGCCTTCCACGGCACGGTCGCCGCGCACACCGTCGAGATCCCGCTCCAGGTGAACAACAACGCCTACGACAGCCTGCCGCAGCGCGAGCTGCGGCGCCGGGCCGCGATCAACGTGGCCGTCGCGGGCGCCGCGCTCGACGCGACCCTCGACTACGTGCGGGGACACCGCCGTTCACTGGTCGCCGACCAGATCGAGGTCTTCAGGCGCGGTGCGGCGGGGGCCGCGCAGGTGCCGGTGTCCGAGCAGACCGTACCCGGCGTCCCCGGCATCGGCCCGGAGGACGTCTACACCACCACCTTCCCCCGCGCCTACGTCATCCCGGCGGGCGCCGCCCAGCGCTCCCCCACCGCCGCCGCGCGCCTCGTCGACCACCTGCTCGCCCACGACGTCCGCGTAAGCCGCGCACCGCACGACTTCCGGCTCTCCGGGCGGTGGTACGCCAAGGGCTCGTACGTCGTGGACATGCGCCAGCCCAAGCGCGGGCTCGCGAACGTGCTGCTGGCCGACGGGCGGGACATCAGCGACAAGGTGTCGGCGATGTACGACATCTCCGGCTGGAGCCTCGGCCTGCTGTGGGGCGCCACGGTCGAGCCGGTGCGGGGCCTGTCCCACGTGCTGCTGCGTCCGGTGCGCGAGGCCGCACACGTGGGGTACGTCGCCCCGCACGGCGACCTCCGGCTGCGCCTCGACGATCCAAGCGAGGTGGCGGCCCTCAACTCCCTGCTGGCCCAAGGCGTCCGGGTCCGGCCGGCGGCCGACGGCAGTGCGATCGTGCCGGGCGCGGCACGGCGGCAGGCGGCGGCCGCGGCACGGACGTACGACGTCGCCTTCGACGCCACCCGCCTGACCGGCGGCAGCCCGCTGACGCGCGTACGGGTGGCCGCGGCCGTCACGTCGGGCGAGCTGTTCGCGCTGCGGGAGATGGGCTTCGAGGTGACGCCGGTGTCGACCGGGACGCTGAACGCCGGTTTCGACTGGTCCGGGGTGAAGGTGCTGTTCGTGTCGGCGGGGCTGGCGTACGACGACCTCAACCCGGCGGCGCGGAAGGCTCTCGACCGCTTCCTCGACCGGCACGGTCTGGTCGGGCGCGGCGCGGCCGGCGCGGCGCTCAACGCCGACGCCGGGCTGCTGCCGGTCAAACCCGTCGAGGGCAACGGCGACGCCAACGGGGTGGTGCGGGTGGTGAACACCGGCGGCCGGATCACCACAGGCGCGCCGGAGCACTCGTTCGTCTACGCGCCGGTGTGGTTCACGGACCTCGGACGCGGGGTGCGGATCGAGCAGTCGTACGCGGCCGGGAATCCGCTCGTGTCCGGGCACTGGCGTGCGCTGCCGGACGGCACCGGCGGGCCCGCCGCCGCGGCGGGGCGGGCGTCGGTGGTCAGCGGCGCGCACGCTGTGCTCTTCGGCACTGAACCACTCTTCCGTGATCACCCCAAGGGGGCATTCGCTCAGGTCGGGCGGGCATTGTTCACCTTGGCGACCAGGTAA
- a CDS encoding EI24 domain-containing protein, whose amino-acid sequence MHDLGAGFSYLLKGQRWVARHGKQYGFGLLPGLITLVLYAAALVALALWGEDFVTWATPFADDWSSPWPGLFRGFLTAVLFALALLLSVLTFTAVTLLVGQPFYEALSESVDRDVSPDGTAPVSHLPLYKELWISARDSLRVLARAAVWGVLLFALGFVPVAGQTVVPVLGVFVTGFFLTEELTSVALQRRGVELRDRLALLRSRRTLIWGFGTPLGLAFLVPFVAVFLMPGAVAGATLLARELRGEEIVEAALDEAEGSSR is encoded by the coding sequence ATGCACGATCTCGGGGCGGGTTTCAGCTATCTCCTGAAGGGCCAGCGTTGGGTGGCCCGGCACGGCAAGCAGTACGGCTTTGGGCTGCTGCCCGGCCTGATCACCCTCGTCCTCTACGCGGCGGCCCTGGTGGCGCTGGCGCTGTGGGGCGAGGACTTCGTCACCTGGGCGACGCCCTTCGCCGACGACTGGTCCAGCCCCTGGCCCGGCCTGTTCCGCGGCTTCCTCACGGCCGTCCTCTTCGCCCTCGCCCTGCTGCTCTCTGTCCTCACCTTCACGGCGGTCACGCTGCTGGTCGGCCAGCCCTTCTACGAGGCGCTGTCCGAGTCGGTCGACCGTGACGTCTCCCCGGACGGCACGGCGCCCGTCTCCCACCTGCCCCTGTACAAGGAGCTGTGGATCTCGGCCCGCGACAGCCTCCGGGTCCTGGCCCGCGCCGCCGTGTGGGGCGTGCTGCTCTTCGCCCTCGGCTTCGTCCCGGTGGCCGGCCAGACGGTCGTACCCGTGCTCGGCGTCTTCGTCACCGGCTTCTTCCTCACCGAGGAACTCACCTCCGTGGCCCTCCAGCGCCGGGGCGTCGAACTCCGCGACCGGCTCGCCCTGCTGCGCTCCCGCAGGACCCTGATCTGGGGCTTCGGCACGCCCCTCGGGCTCGCCTTCCTCGTCCCCTTCGTCGCCGTCTTCCTGATGCCGGGCGCGGTCGCGGGCGCGACGCTGCTGGCCCGGGAACTGCGGGGCGAGGAGATCGTCGAAGCCGCCCTCGACGAGGCCGAGGGCAGCTCCAGGTAA